One window of Papaver somniferum cultivar HN1 chromosome 9, ASM357369v1, whole genome shotgun sequence genomic DNA carries:
- the LOC113311053 gene encoding protein yippee-like isoform X1, with product MGRIFVITLEGKIYSCKHCQTHLAVREDTISKAFHCRHGKAYLFNKIANFTVGETEERMMMTGVHSVCDIFCVGCGSIVGWKYVAAQEKSQRYKEGKFILERFQVLGPEGTLYYFNNNPEASGSEADDM from the exons ATGGGAAGGATTTTCGTGATAACTTTGGAGGGAAAGATCTATAGTTGCAAACACTGTCAAACTCATCTTGCTGTACGAGAAGATACAATTTCTAAG GCGTTCCATTGCAGGCATGGGAAGGCATACCTCTTCAATAAAAT TGCAAATTTCACAGTTGGTGAGACGGAAGAGCGCATGATGATGACTGGTGTACATAGTGTTTGCGATATATTCTGTGTTGGCTGTGGATCAATTGTGGGATGGAAATAT GTAGCTGCACAAGAGAAGAGTCAGAGATATAAAGAAGGAAAATTCATTCTTGAGAG GTTTCAGGTGTTGGGTCCAGAAGGGACCTTGTATTATTTCAACAACAATCCTGAAGCTAGTGGTAGCGAAGCAGATGATATGTGA
- the LOC113311053 gene encoding protein yippee-like isoform X2, with protein sequence MGRIFVITLEGKIYSCKHCQTHLAVREDTISKAFHCRHGKAYLFNKIANFTVGETEERMMMTGVHSVCDIFCVGCGSIVGWKYVAAQEKSQRYKEGKFILERTSHLI encoded by the exons ATGGGAAGGATTTTCGTGATAACTTTGGAGGGAAAGATCTATAGTTGCAAACACTGTCAAACTCATCTTGCTGTACGAGAAGATACAATTTCTAAG GCGTTCCATTGCAGGCATGGGAAGGCATACCTCTTCAATAAAAT TGCAAATTTCACAGTTGGTGAGACGGAAGAGCGCATGATGATGACTGGTGTACATAGTGTTTGCGATATATTCTGTGTTGGCTGTGGATCAATTGTGGGATGGAAATAT GTAGCTGCACAAGAGAAGAGTCAGAGATATAAAGAAGGAAAATTCATTCTTGAGAG AACATCCCATTTAATATGA
- the LOC113312521 gene encoding uncharacterized protein LOC113312521, giving the protein MNLALLAKTAWLLIHSPNELWVRILKCKDGSTIHAFSDNWILNASLPLCSSFPNPNYKVSDLINHEDKTWNVALVEAFFTSENSQRICRMRIPVSGCDTLIWPFNKNGILTVKSVYNLLANELPHNSTPNPDLELHKALWKTPLLPKTQLFLWKCEENILPTGSKISSYSSNHDNRCKSCNSGVNKTPEHMILHCNFARNVWSNLHAVSHVIAQDLNSDISIKDWISKWLSTKNLLDKSVIVFTAAWYIWKDRCSKVFDNKTLNPQLTANTALSLADEAVSSLVNAVISNPQTVVVNEDNFLNTIPEINLLVFCDASFDKDTNNSGVGIVAMNHAGSFKGSKLVAGAASSPEGAESFAILEAAKWILSKNYQEIFLISDAKNVMAYLNNNKVQTSWSYCSVLDDCLFLLKDIHTIKYNHLKRNLNSIADLATKHSRIEKVTGEWDESSIPYFLQNDVNLF; this is encoded by the exons ATGAATCTTGCTCTCTTAGCTAAAACTGCCTGGCTTTTAATTCACTCCCCTAATGAGCTTTGGGTTAGGATTTTAAAATGCAA GGATGGATCTACTATTCATGCTTTTTCTGATAATTGGATCCTTAATGCTTCTTTGCCTCTGTGTTCTAGTTTTCCTAATCCTAATTATAAAGTTTCTGACCTCATAAATCATGAggataagacttggaatgttgcCTTAGTTGAAGCTTTCTTCACCAGTGAAAATAGCCAAAGGATTTGTAGGATGAGAATACCAGTCTCTGGATGTGATACTCTCATTTGGCCTTTTAATAAGAATGGCATTTTAACAGTTAAATCTGTGTATAATTTATTAGCAAATGAGTTGCCACATAATTCTACACCCAATCCAGATCTAGAATTACACAAGGCTCTTTGGAAGACTCCACTTTTGCCTAAAACTCAACTCTTTTTATGGAAATGTGAAGAAAACATTCTTCCCACAGGTAGTAAGATCTCTAGTTATAGCAGCAACCATGACAACAGGTGCAAATCCTGCAATTCTGGAGTCAATAAAACTCCAGAACACATGATTCTTCATTGTAACTTTGCTAGGAATGTCTGGTCCAACCTCCATGCTGTCAGTCATGTTATTGCTCAAGACTTGAATAGTGACATTAGCATTAAGGACTGGATTTCTAAATGGCTCTCCACTAAGAATCTGTTAGATAAATCTGTTATTGTGTTCACTGCAGCTTGGTACATTTGGAAGGACAGGTGCTCTAAAGTTTTTGACAACAAGACCCTGAATCCTCAACTCACTGCCAATACTGCTCTTAGTTTGGCAGATGAGGCTGTTAGCTCTTTGGTCAATGCTGTTATTTCTAATCCTCAAACGGTTGTTGTCAATGAGGATAATTTTCTTAATACTATACCTGAAATCAACTTACTTGTTTTCTGTGATGCTTCTTTTGACAAGGATACTAACAACTCTGGTGTTGGAATTGTGGCAATGAATCATGCAGGTTCTTTCAAGGGCAGCAAACTAGTTGCTGGTGCTGCTTCTAGTCCCGAGGGTGCTGAAAGCTTCGCCATTCTGGAGGCAGCTAAATGGATCCTCTCCAAAAACTACCAGGAGATTTTCTTAATTAGTGATGCCAAGAATGTTATGGCTTATCTGAATAATAACAAAGTACAGACTAGCTGGTCCTATTGCTCTGTTTTAGATGATTGTCTATTTCTTTTAAAAGATATTCATACGATAAAGTATAATCACCTTAAGAGGAATCTTAATAGTATTGCAGACTTAGCTACTAAGCATAGTCGTATAGAGAAAGTTACAGGCGAATGGGATGAATCCAGTATTCCCTACTTTCTCCAAAATGATGTAAACCTATTttaa